In Dehalococcoidales bacterium, one DNA window encodes the following:
- a CDS encoding GNAT family N-acetyltransferase, with protein MEETIVKELVIRDATKADLPSILVFRERLGESGFFNRTSAYYDWKYFQNPIGPTRLSLAEHNGQIISTFGLATARMKIGEQVIKCFQGMDSFTLPSHRGKGVHSKIRGKLLAEADRDGVDLIYSVPSAMLAPAMARFGAVALFGIKRFYYILNMDNFLKGTVKNELAFYSIRFFARAGARIAFRDVNQPVLDGLDITEISRFDDDVVDLWERVSKDYDAIILRDKEYLNWRYVASPVKFTIYAAHKKDHLLGYIVITLGEEIRDNVRMGYIVDMLTDPEEEGIDRTLMAFAFAFFKKQKADVIETYSMQNEPATKDNFPHLLRRLGFIPSRSTSYINIRTRLNLPPNCRYFFRFGDLDHV; from the coding sequence ATGGAGGAAACAATAGTAAAAGAACTGGTTATAAGGGACGCCACCAAGGCTGACCTACCCTCAATTTTGGTGTTTAGAGAGCGCCTGGGTGAAAGCGGATTCTTTAACCGGACGAGCGCTTATTATGATTGGAAATACTTTCAAAATCCGATTGGGCCAACCCGCCTGAGCTTAGCCGAGCATAACGGTCAGATAATCTCAACATTCGGATTGGCCACTGCGAGAATGAAAATCGGAGAGCAGGTCATTAAATGTTTTCAGGGAATGGACAGTTTTACTTTGCCTTCACATAGGGGTAAAGGCGTGCACAGTAAGATTCGTGGTAAGTTGCTGGCTGAGGCGGACAGGGACGGAGTCGATCTTATTTACAGCGTGCCGTCTGCTATGTTAGCTCCGGCGATGGCGAGATTCGGCGCAGTTGCGTTGTTTGGCATCAAGAGGTTTTACTATATCCTGAATATGGATAATTTCCTGAAGGGGACTGTAAAAAACGAGCTTGCTTTCTATTCAATCAGGTTTTTTGCCAGAGCCGGCGCCAGGATAGCCTTTAGAGATGTCAATCAACCTGTATTAGACGGGCTAGACATTACTGAGATTTCACGTTTTGACGATGACGTGGTGGATTTATGGGAACGCGTTTCTAAAGACTATGACGCGATTATCCTGAGAGACAAAGAGTACCTTAATTGGAGATATGTGGCAAGCCCCGTCAAGTTCACAATCTATGCTGCGCATAAGAAGGACCATCTGCTTGGATATATTGTTATTACGTTGGGAGAAGAAATTCGTGACAATGTGCGCATGGGGTACATAGTCGACATGTTGACCGATCCCGAAGAAGAGGGAATTGACCGAACTCTGATGGCGTTTGCATTTGCATTTTTCAAGAAGCAAAAAGCAGATGTAATAGAGACCTACTCCATGCAAAATGAACCGGCGACAAAAGACAACTTTCCTCATCTTTTAAGAAGGTTAGGTTTCATCCCAAGCCGTAGCACCAGCTATATCAATATACGCACCAGATTAAACCTGCCCCCCAATTGCAGGTACTTTTTTAGATTTGGCGACCTCGACCACGTATGA
- a CDS encoding asparagine synthase-related protein: MNNFNMHLSVTVNNLTSEEGNTVYVSVNPPVTCWLFGYFRHCFSTILFDKEAAEYAMRLYHQGRLLNEAGDLNGSFLLVLVDERNKCVHIITDRWGSVPLYWGQHNGEMFVSDDYWRIVRDIEAQELNRVAVAQLLQFCYVLGTQTLIEGVWEFPPHAVTSIDYTQEPRVFHNQYWSYKLTEHRHESETELLDLLAHLFKNIFEIYANAIQKRKWTAGVPLSGGMDSRFIAWGLSRNNVPVIAYSYGTPGYGDLELASRVADFLSIPIKKITWEDEQAFTGKRHDDLVSLIGSTTKYSHGIGAYAVNGECQSTCDVFLPGHSGDFIAGSHVVDYYLHAFNHQLTRLAIGKVHKSMSDRSLKQLYPWSSGHWNTVQDSFRETMKVNDDPTILSLTQRWTTEQRIRRYTLRECHTYRSFGYQVMIPFWDYEVVDFFTGLPRKYLYHQYLYRRLMQEYIYTGLDAPLSKIDTPKGPILSPKARACTPTLFDLATRISRAGLGRVLSLAAPSTSSQSPDKRYWYLWYHSPEFRHYFIQLFHQSPQCHEIFDMNILNRLVEHATPDFIIEPLYNVATVAHPAFNDYR, from the coding sequence ATGAATAACTTTAACATGCACCTCTCCGTAACAGTCAATAACTTAACATCAGAAGAAGGAAATACTGTCTATGTATCGGTTAATCCCCCTGTAACCTGCTGGCTTTTCGGATATTTCAGACATTGTTTCAGTACCATTCTCTTTGATAAGGAAGCCGCTGAGTATGCCATGCGCCTGTATCACCAGGGACGATTATTGAACGAAGCTGGCGATCTTAACGGTAGTTTCCTGCTCGTATTGGTTGATGAGCGGAATAAATGTGTTCATATTATCACAGACAGGTGGGGGTCTGTTCCTCTTTACTGGGGCCAGCATAACGGAGAGATGTTCGTAAGTGATGATTACTGGCGGATTGTACGTGATATTGAGGCACAAGAGCTAAACAGGGTAGCAGTTGCGCAGCTATTGCAATTCTGTTATGTACTGGGAACACAAACGCTTATCGAAGGAGTTTGGGAGTTTCCCCCCCACGCCGTTACCAGCATAGATTATACTCAAGAGCCACGAGTGTTTCATAACCAGTACTGGTCCTACAAGCTGACAGAGCACAGGCACGAGTCTGAAACAGAATTGCTCGACCTTCTGGCGCACCTGTTTAAGAACATATTTGAAATCTACGCAAATGCTATCCAAAAGAGAAAATGGACTGCGGGCGTCCCGCTGTCCGGCGGCATGGACTCTCGATTTATCGCCTGGGGACTAAGCAGAAACAACGTGCCAGTAATCGCCTATTCATATGGCACGCCCGGCTACGGGGATTTAGAACTGGCATCCCGGGTGGCAGATTTTCTATCCATACCAATCAAGAAGATAACCTGGGAAGACGAACAGGCTTTTACCGGTAAACGGCACGATGACCTGGTTAGTCTTATCGGTTCAACCACGAAATATTCACACGGGATAGGAGCTTATGCCGTAAACGGGGAATGCCAATCTACCTGTGACGTTTTTCTTCCCGGGCATTCGGGTGATTTCATCGCCGGCAGTCACGTAGTCGACTATTACTTACACGCGTTCAATCATCAATTAACTCGCCTGGCGATTGGGAAAGTGCATAAGAGCATGAGTGACCGGAGCTTAAAACAACTTTACCCCTGGAGTTCCGGACACTGGAATACCGTTCAGGACAGCTTCAGGGAAACGATGAAAGTGAATGATGACCCGACGATATTAAGCCTGACCCAGCGTTGGACAACCGAGCAACGCATCAGACGATATACGCTACGTGAGTGTCACACATACAGGAGCTTCGGTTATCAGGTGATGATACCTTTCTGGGACTATGAAGTGGTTGATTTTTTCACCGGTTTACCCAGAAAGTATCTCTATCATCAGTATTTGTACCGCAGACTGATGCAGGAATATATCTATACCGGGCTGGACGCACCCTTAAGTAAGATTGACACTCCCAAAGGGCCCATTCTGTCACCAAAGGCCAGAGCATGTACGCCGACCCTGTTCGATTTAGCTACCAGAATATCCAGAGCTGGCTTGGGCAGGGTCTTGAGTCTAGCAGCGCCTTCAACCTCATCTCAGTCACCGGATAAAAGATACTGGTATCTATGGTATCATTCCCCCGAGTTTCGGCATTATTTTATTCAACTTTTTCACCAATCCCCACAGTGCCATGAGATATTTGACATGAATATACTGAACAGACTCGTAGAGCACGCAACACCAGACTTCATCATCGAGCCTCTTTACAACGTGGCAACTGTTGCTCACCCGGCATTCAACGATTATCGTTAA
- a CDS encoding polysaccharide biosynthesis C-terminal domain-containing protein, whose translation MINENASEVQTFVRGTVDEVRKFTRDTIWTFSGLGFQSVVGLVTVAFLTKSFPAELYGVWAQISVTTALLAPILTLKLDSAYIRFLSGQQNREKIRQSLGIVIWPVFSIGFLLLVISWILRESLSAAIFVDSRYMPFVSLTFLWTAVRALFGLSLCYYKALRRIRRVAVMQIGCSLLQTAILAILIINGFDLIWVVFSNIIIQGLFVILVLGLIFLETGVPTLHIRGLKEYVLFSIPILPSALLFWTMNSSSRYIITHLLGLSYAGIYSVSWSLVNLISFFITPVAANVFYTVSGLWEKGEVQKVKSYLQYSTKIFLCLAIPAIVGLSMLSQRLLSVLTTSEFLSGELLIFFLGVGVIFSGVYQINVYVVYLVKETGRLPLVIALAAIINVGLNLVLIPQIGIIGAAVSSMVSHFTLATIVTVWAQKAIGITIDSKLLVKVVAGSVVMALALYFIRVDGIFGIILAIVTGATIFGTALFLMRAFSDRERRLMKETIAGLVPRLN comes from the coding sequence GTGATTAATGAAAATGCAAGTGAAGTCCAGACTTTCGTCCGGGGAACCGTAGACGAGGTCCGGAAGTTCACCCGCGATACGATATGGACTTTTTCAGGTCTGGGGTTTCAAAGTGTCGTAGGTCTGGTAACCGTAGCCTTTCTGACAAAGTCTTTCCCTGCCGAGCTTTATGGTGTGTGGGCGCAAATATCTGTAACCACGGCTTTGCTTGCCCCTATATTAACTCTGAAACTCGATAGTGCCTATATAAGATTCCTATCAGGTCAGCAGAACAGAGAAAAGATACGGCAGTCCCTGGGCATAGTAATCTGGCCGGTTTTCAGCATCGGGTTCCTGTTGCTGGTCATATCCTGGATTCTCAGGGAAAGCTTATCGGCAGCCATATTTGTGGATTCCCGATATATGCCCTTTGTTTCATTAACTTTCCTGTGGACTGCTGTTCGTGCCCTGTTCGGCCTATCCCTGTGCTATTACAAGGCTTTGCGCAGAATAAGAAGAGTGGCCGTTATGCAAATTGGCTGTTCCTTGTTGCAAACGGCTATTTTGGCGATACTTATAATTAACGGGTTTGATCTGATATGGGTCGTATTTTCCAACATTATCATTCAAGGCCTTTTCGTAATCCTGGTACTGGGCTTGATATTCCTTGAAACAGGCGTACCAACTCTCCACATCCGCGGCTTAAAGGAATACGTACTCTTCAGTATTCCAATTTTACCTTCAGCACTCCTTTTCTGGACCATGAACTCCAGTTCCAGGTATATCATTACCCACCTCCTCGGTTTATCCTATGCCGGTATTTACTCCGTTTCATGGTCACTGGTCAATCTCATCTCTTTCTTCATAACCCCGGTAGCGGCCAATGTTTTCTACACAGTATCCGGCTTGTGGGAAAAGGGAGAGGTACAAAAGGTAAAAAGTTATCTGCAATATTCAACCAAGATCTTTCTCTGTCTGGCTATCCCGGCTATTGTTGGTCTGTCAATGTTGTCCCAACGTCTGTTGAGCGTCCTTACCACTTCCGAGTTTCTATCCGGTGAACTGTTGATTTTTTTTCTTGGCGTGGGAGTAATATTTTCAGGCGTGTATCAGATCAATGTGTACGTAGTTTACCTGGTTAAAGAGACCGGACGGTTGCCTTTGGTCATAGCTTTAGCCGCAATCATCAATGTGGGACTTAACCTGGTTCTAATTCCTCAGATTGGTATAATCGGCGCGGCAGTTTCCAGTATGGTGTCTCACTTCACTTTGGCGACGATCGTAACTGTATGGGCACAAAAAGCGATAGGAATCACTATTGACTCCAAATTATTGGTTAAGGTTGTTGCCGGGTCTGTTGTGATGGCTCTGGCCCTTTACTTCATAAGAGTTGATGGCATTTTCGGCATCATTTTGGCAATAGTTACAGGAGCAACGATATTCGGCACAGCGCTATTTTTGATGAGAGCCTTCTCTGACCGGGAGAGGAGGCTTATGAAGGAAACAATCGCGGGACTGGTTCCTCGATTGAATTAA
- a CDS encoding NAD-dependent epimerase/dehydratase family protein, producing MPSLFHSKMNILVTGATGFIGSHLCHELVRRGYDVCALSYSGNAENVRPLLQQPNFHLIRGDIREREAICQLLKDHNIGAIFHLAAQLPRITDHDNPFLSLDINARGTLNLLSAAGSNNIDRFIYSSSIDVYSEPPERLPVDEKHPTRPRTHYGIGKLGGEVYAQLYAKLAKVTVLRYSIVYGRGGKKGGAVNRFIHQALDNNPLTIHGDGNQSNDFVYIKDVIKANLLALERDKPGIYNIGSGEETSIKTLARTILQLTGSSSNVRFTAEESNRPFRFVLDIGLANRVLGYQPCSLREGIDRYINSTIRDSAVISN from the coding sequence ATGCCTAGCTTGTTTCATAGCAAAATGAACATTCTGGTAACCGGGGCCACCGGTTTCATCGGCTCTCATCTATGCCATGAATTGGTGCGGCGTGGATATGATGTCTGCGCGCTATCGTATTCGGGCAATGCTGAGAACGTGAGACCTTTATTGCAGCAGCCCAACTTTCATTTGATACGTGGAGATATACGGGAAAGAGAGGCAATCTGTCAATTGTTAAAAGATCATAATATCGGAGCTATCTTCCACTTAGCGGCGCAACTTCCCCGTATAACTGATCATGATAATCCCTTCCTGAGTCTGGATATTAACGCCCGGGGCACTCTTAATCTATTGAGTGCTGCCGGTTCAAATAATATTGACAGGTTTATCTACAGTTCAAGTATTGACGTCTATTCCGAACCCCCTGAACGTCTGCCGGTGGATGAAAAGCATCCCACGCGACCCCGTACCCACTACGGAATAGGCAAGCTTGGAGGCGAAGTCTACGCACAGCTATATGCAAAGTTGGCCAAAGTGACTGTGCTACGCTACTCTATCGTTTATGGAAGGGGAGGCAAAAAAGGAGGAGCGGTGAACCGATTCATTCATCAGGCTCTGGACAATAACCCTTTGACAATACATGGTGATGGGAACCAATCAAACGATTTCGTTTATATCAAGGATGTGATCAAAGCCAATCTGCTGGCTTTGGAACGGGATAAGCCGGGAATTTATAATATTGGTAGTGGCGAAGAAACCAGCATAAAGACTCTGGCCCGGACTATTCTTCAACTAACCGGGTCCAGTTCGAATGTTCGGTTTACCGCGGAAGAAAGTAACCGGCCTTTCAGGTTTGTTCTTGATATAGGGCTCGCAAATAGAGTGTTAGGTTATCAGCCTTGCTCGCTACGCGAAGGGATCGATAGATACATTAATTCAACCATTCGCGATAGTGCCGTCATCTCCAATTAG
- a CDS encoding shikimate kinase, with protein sequence MRKEGVILIGMAGTGKSTIGSGLARALAFDFTDLDEYICSTEGQTIQCIINDKGEDALLLLEKQRMHELNMKHRVIAPGGSIVYLPDLMRYLKEHSFLVHLDDTFENIQGRLENASNRGIIGFKSKSLREIYDERHPLYYKYADINIDQAGKSKEKIIKEIIEQLPGLFLVNI encoded by the coding sequence ATGAGAAAAGAAGGCGTTATCCTGATCGGGATGGCAGGTACGGGTAAATCTACCATAGGTTCAGGATTAGCCAGAGCTTTAGCATTCGATTTTACAGACCTGGATGAATACATATGCAGTACGGAGGGGCAGACAATTCAATGCATCATTAACGACAAGGGGGAAGACGCTCTTCTATTGCTGGAAAAACAGAGAATGCATGAATTGAATATGAAGCATAGGGTTATTGCACCGGGAGGCAGTATTGTTTATCTCCCCGACCTTATGAGATACCTTAAAGAGCATTCTTTTTTGGTTCACCTTGATGATACCTTCGAGAATATTCAAGGGAGGCTGGAAAACGCATCAAACAGGGGCATTATCGGGTTTAAGAGCAAATCATTACGAGAAATCTATGATGAGAGACATCCTCTTTACTACAAATACGCTGATATTAATATTGACCAGGCGGGCAAATCAAAGGAGAAAATCATAAAGGAAATAATAGAGCAACTACCCGGTCTTTTTCTCGTAAATATCTAG